In one Bordetella pertussis 18323 genomic region, the following are encoded:
- a CDS encoding IS481 family transposase: protein MNNHKHARLTRLGRALLVNRVMQQNWTMRQASQAAGVSLRTGYKWLARFRSEGLDGLLDRSSRPHRSPKACAPEQVEHFAQQRRQRLPLWRIAREAGRSLATVARYMERIGLSRLASLEPPAPVRRYERASPGELLHIDTKRLGRIRGVGHRITGDRAQNRNRGIGWDAVHLAIDDFSRVSFARILDDEGGDQCAEFLRQATAYYASLGVRIDRVMTDNGSGYVSRTFRAVCVELGIRHIRTRPYTPKTNGKAERLVQTCLREWAYARPYTSSAERQAALQPFIDRYNWYRPHSALGHQPPITRIPDVNNLLRIDS, encoded by the coding sequence ATGAACAACCATAAGCATGCGCGATTGACCCGCCTAGGTCGAGCCCTTCTTGTTAACAGGGTGATGCAACAGAACTGGACGATGAGGCAGGCCAGCCAGGCGGCAGGGGTGAGCCTGCGCACCGGTTACAAGTGGCTTGCCCGCTTCCGAAGCGAAGGTCTGGACGGCCTGCTTGACCGCAGTTCTCGCCCGCACCGCAGCCCGAAGGCCTGTGCGCCCGAGCAGGTTGAGCACTTCGCCCAGCAGCGCCGCCAGCGTCTGCCGCTGTGGCGCATCGCGCGTGAAGCCGGCCGCAGCCTGGCCACCGTGGCGCGGTATATGGAACGCATCGGCCTGAGTCGACTCGCCTCGTTGGAGCCGCCGGCGCCGGTGCGCCGCTATGAACGCGCCAGCCCAGGCGAGCTGCTGCACATCGACACCAAGCGGCTGGGCCGCATCCGGGGCGTGGGCCATCGCATCACCGGCGATCGGGCCCAGAACCGCAACCGCGGCATTGGCTGGGACGCTGTGCACCTGGCCATCGATGACTTCTCGCGCGTGTCCTTTGCTCGCATCCTCGACGATGAAGGCGGCGATCAGTGCGCTGAGTTCCTGCGCCAAGCCACCGCCTACTACGCCAGTCTGGGCGTGCGCATCGACCGCGTGATGACCGACAACGGCAGCGGCTACGTCTCCAGGACCTTTCGGGCGGTGTGCGTGGAGCTGGGAATCCGTCACATCCGCACCCGCCCCTACACCCCCAAGACCAACGGCAAGGCCGAGCGCCTCGTGCAGACCTGCTTACGGGAGTGGGCATACGCCAGGCCCTACACGAGCTCAGCCGAACGACAGGCTGCCTTGCAGCCCTTCATTGACCGCTACAACTGGTATCGGCCACACTCCGCTCTCGGACATCAGCCACCCATCACGCGTATCCCAGATGTGAATAACCTATTGAGAATCGACAGCTAG
- a CDS encoding linear amide C-N hydrolase: protein MIFRRSRPGTIGAVTLLCASLLAMPASSACTRFVYHGANDEVITARSMDWKVDVGTNLWAFPRGMQRSGQAGPNSIQWTSKHGSVIASGYDISTTDGMNEAGLVANVLWLAESSYPEYDGKTPGLTLAAWAQYVLDNFASVCEAVDTLASEPFTVVTDNVPGEQRPATLHLSLSDASGDSAIIEYIDGKQVIHHNRAYQVMTNSPTFDKQLALNEYWKQIGGTVMLPGTNRASDRYARAYFYVNAIPKSEDPVEAIASVFSVIRNVSVPYGITTPDQPNISSTRWRTVADHKRKRYFFESALTPNIFWIDLGALDFSAESGKVMKLDLGPDQAHIYSGQANAHFEQAAPFKFLGL from the coding sequence ATGATTTTCCGGCGATCCCGGCCTGGCACGATAGGTGCCGTCACCCTGCTGTGCGCCAGCCTGCTGGCCATGCCGGCGTCTTCGGCATGCACGCGCTTTGTCTATCACGGCGCCAACGACGAGGTGATCACCGCCCGTTCGATGGACTGGAAAGTGGATGTCGGGACCAACTTGTGGGCCTTCCCGCGCGGCATGCAGCGCTCGGGCCAGGCTGGTCCGAATTCGATCCAGTGGACGTCGAAGCATGGCAGCGTCATCGCGTCGGGCTACGATATTTCCACCACCGACGGCATGAACGAGGCCGGGCTGGTCGCCAACGTGCTGTGGCTGGCCGAGTCCTCGTACCCCGAATACGATGGCAAGACACCCGGGCTGACCCTGGCCGCCTGGGCGCAATATGTGCTGGACAACTTCGCGAGCGTGTGCGAAGCCGTCGATACGCTGGCGAGCGAGCCGTTCACCGTCGTCACGGACAATGTGCCCGGCGAGCAGCGGCCGGCCACCTTGCATCTGTCCCTGTCGGACGCCAGCGGCGACAGCGCCATCATCGAATATATCGACGGCAAGCAGGTCATCCACCACAACCGCGCCTACCAGGTGATGACCAACTCGCCGACCTTCGACAAGCAGCTGGCGCTGAACGAATACTGGAAGCAGATCGGCGGCACCGTGATGCTGCCCGGCACGAACCGGGCATCGGATCGCTACGCGCGCGCGTATTTCTACGTGAACGCGATTCCCAAGAGCGAGGATCCCGTCGAGGCGATAGCCAGCGTATTTAGCGTGATCCGCAACGTTTCCGTGCCGTATGGCATTACCACGCCCGACCAGCCCAATATTTCATCGACGCGTTGGCGCACGGTCGCCGACCACAAGCGCAAGCGCTACTTCTTCGAGTCGGCGCTGACCCCCAATATCTTCTGGATCGATCTGGGCGCGCTGGATTTCTCGGCGGAAAGCGGGAAGGTGATGAAGCTGGATCTTGGCCCCGATCAGGCCCATATCTATTCCGGTCAGGCCAACGCGCATTTCGAGCAGGCCGCGCCGTTCAAGTTCCTGGGGCTCTGA
- a CDS encoding Rne/Rng family ribonuclease, with product MKRMLFNATHQEELRVAIVDGQKLIDLDIETAGREQRKGNIYKGVITRIEPGLEACFVNYGEDRHGFLPFKEVARSFFKEGVDVRTARIQDALREGQELIVQVEKEERGNKGAALTTFISLAGRYLVLMPNNPRGGGVSRRVEGEDRQELRDTMEQLDVPQGMSIIARTAGIGRNVDELQWDLSYLLQLWTAIDGAARDNAAPILIYLESSLVIRAIRDYFSPEIGEILIDTDEIADQATAFMSVVIPDNVQRVKRYRDDIPLFSRFQIEHQIETAYSRTVQLPSGGAVVIDHTEALVAVDVNSARSTRGADIEETALRTNLEAAEEVARQLRLRDLGGLIVIDFIDMEDSKNQRAVEQRLRDALHFDRARVQMGKISRFGLMELSRQRLRPALNEGSHITCPRCNGTGVIRDAESSALHVLRLLQEEAMKENTAAVHAQVPVDVATFLLNEKRADITKMEARLKVNLVLIPNKHLETPHHHIERLRHDDPRLEETKTSFELAEAPATDLTWQPREHEIKARPEALVKGITPAQPAPVSTPAPAKAPAAAAAAQGGLGGWFKRLTSWLGGSAEPAKTETKSEDEKRGANRARRAHDGQNRRGERHGSDRNRHRRNEPRGEHAESGDARHHVRGGRRQEERGERGERGQKEARTEREQTQQQQAAGQPRQERPSTAETGEEGGRGRGRRGRGRGRREEGQTDTPMTEQENMVAALAETVATALPEKRQAAPAPAAAAAAALTVAEAASSNEQAPVTEDADGIDGIDANADAGAETGTDPERKRRRRRSRRGRRSQEDGSTVNAEGVEGADDEQADAPAGVADIETPAQPAEPETVAAPVAVSVAADEPAATIETAAAEPAAPQATEAPQAEPVVAAADTAPQAVQPVQAELTPVETPQAQAQPAEPAAAAPVETAPVETAPVETAPVETTPVEAPVKPAEQAAAPVEAEAPVAQPEKTPEPAAVRPAAAIVVPAQAAAPATGALHDVLDAAGLTWVETDPERHAQTQMRIAAAATPARLGRERKPVASVSNEPLVQVETRH from the coding sequence ATGAAGCGCATGCTGTTTAATGCGACGCACCAGGAAGAACTGCGCGTTGCAATCGTCGACGGTCAGAAACTGATCGATCTCGACATCGAGACTGCCGGTCGCGAACAACGCAAAGGCAACATCTACAAAGGCGTCATCACCCGCATCGAACCCGGCCTGGAAGCGTGCTTCGTCAACTACGGCGAAGACCGCCACGGCTTCCTGCCGTTCAAGGAAGTCGCGCGCAGTTTCTTCAAGGAAGGCGTGGACGTGCGCACCGCACGCATCCAGGACGCCCTGCGCGAAGGCCAGGAGCTGATCGTCCAGGTCGAGAAGGAAGAGCGCGGCAACAAGGGCGCCGCCCTGACCACGTTCATCTCGCTGGCCGGCCGCTACCTCGTCCTGATGCCGAACAACCCGCGCGGCGGCGGCGTATCGCGCCGCGTCGAAGGCGAGGACCGCCAGGAACTGCGCGACACCATGGAGCAGCTCGATGTCCCCCAGGGCATGAGCATCATCGCGCGCACCGCCGGCATCGGACGCAACGTCGACGAACTCCAGTGGGACCTGTCCTATCTGCTGCAACTCTGGACCGCCATCGACGGCGCGGCGCGCGACAATGCCGCCCCGATCCTGATCTACCTCGAGTCCAGCCTCGTCATCCGCGCGATCCGCGACTATTTTTCGCCCGAGATCGGCGAAATCCTGATCGACACCGACGAAATCGCCGACCAGGCCACCGCCTTCATGAGCGTGGTCATACCGGACAACGTCCAGCGCGTCAAACGCTACCGCGACGACATCCCGCTGTTCTCGCGCTTCCAGATCGAACACCAGATCGAAACCGCGTACTCGCGCACCGTGCAGCTGCCCTCGGGCGGCGCAGTGGTCATCGACCACACTGAAGCCCTGGTTGCCGTGGACGTGAACTCGGCCCGCTCCACGCGCGGTGCGGACATCGAGGAAACCGCGCTGCGCACGAACCTGGAAGCCGCCGAGGAAGTGGCCCGCCAGTTGCGCCTGCGCGACCTTGGCGGCCTGATCGTGATCGACTTCATCGACATGGAGGACAGCAAGAACCAGCGCGCCGTCGAACAGCGCCTGCGCGATGCCCTGCATTTCGACCGCGCCCGCGTCCAGATGGGCAAGATCTCGCGCTTCGGCCTGATGGAGCTGTCGCGCCAGCGGCTGCGTCCGGCGCTCAACGAAGGCTCGCACATCACCTGCCCGCGCTGCAACGGCACCGGCGTGATCCGCGACGCCGAGTCCAGCGCCCTGCACGTGCTGCGCCTGCTGCAGGAAGAAGCCATGAAGGAAAACACCGCGGCGGTGCACGCCCAGGTGCCGGTCGACGTGGCCACCTTCCTGCTGAACGAAAAGCGCGCCGACATCACCAAGATGGAAGCCCGCCTGAAGGTCAACCTGGTGCTGATTCCCAACAAGCACCTGGAGACGCCGCATCACCATATCGAACGCCTGCGCCACGACGATCCGCGCCTGGAAGAAACCAAGACCAGCTTCGAGTTGGCCGAGGCCCCGGCCACCGACCTCACCTGGCAGCCGCGCGAGCACGAGATCAAGGCGCGCCCCGAAGCGCTGGTCAAGGGCATCACGCCCGCGCAGCCCGCCCCGGTGTCCACGCCCGCCCCCGCCAAGGCGCCTGCCGCCGCGGCGGCCGCCCAGGGCGGACTGGGCGGCTGGTTCAAGCGCCTGACCTCCTGGCTGGGCGGCAGCGCCGAGCCGGCCAAGACCGAAACCAAGTCCGAAGACGAAAAGCGCGGCGCGAACCGTGCGCGGCGCGCCCACGACGGCCAGAACCGCCGCGGCGAACGCCACGGCTCGGACCGCAACCGCCATCGCCGCAATGAGCCCCGCGGCGAACACGCCGAGAGCGGCGACGCGCGTCATCACGTGCGCGGCGGACGACGCCAGGAAGAGCGCGGTGAACGCGGCGAGCGTGGCCAGAAGGAAGCCCGGACCGAACGCGAGCAGACCCAGCAACAGCAGGCAGCCGGCCAGCCGCGCCAGGAACGCCCCTCGACCGCCGAGACCGGCGAAGAAGGCGGCCGTGGCCGTGGTCGTCGCGGCCGCGGACGCGGCCGTCGCGAGGAAGGCCAGACCGACACGCCCATGACCGAGCAGGAAAACATGGTGGCGGCACTGGCCGAAACCGTGGCGACCGCCCTGCCCGAAAAGCGCCAGGCGGCGCCCGCGCCGGCGGCCGCCGCTGCCGCGGCCCTGACGGTGGCCGAAGCCGCCAGCAGCAATGAGCAGGCTCCCGTGACCGAGGATGCCGACGGCATCGACGGTATCGACGCCAATGCCGACGCCGGCGCCGAAACGGGTACCGATCCCGAGCGCAAGCGTCGCCGTCGTCGCAGCCGCCGTGGCCGCCGCAGCCAGGAAGACGGCAGCACGGTCAATGCCGAAGGCGTCGAAGGCGCCGACGACGAGCAGGCCGACGCGCCAGCGGGCGTAGCGGACATCGAGACGCCTGCCCAGCCGGCCGAGCCCGAGACCGTGGCCGCCCCCGTGGCAGTCAGCGTGGCCGCCGACGAGCCCGCCGCCACGATCGAGACCGCCGCCGCCGAGCCTGCCGCGCCGCAAGCTACCGAGGCGCCCCAGGCCGAACCCGTGGTTGCAGCCGCCGACACCGCCCCGCAAGCGGTCCAGCCCGTGCAAGCGGAACTGACGCCGGTCGAAACGCCGCAGGCGCAAGCCCAGCCGGCTGAGCCGGCAGCGGCCGCCCCGGTGGAAACGGCTCCGGTGGAAACGGCCCCGGTGGAAACCGCTCCGGTGGAAACCACCCCGGTCGAAGCCCCGGTCAAGCCTGCCGAGCAGGCCGCGGCCCCGGTCGAAGCCGAAGCGCCCGTCGCCCAGCCAGAGAAGACGCCCGAGCCCGCCGCCGTCCGTCCCGCCGCAGCCATCGTGGTGCCGGCGCAAGCGGCCGCACCGGCAACCGGCGCGCTGCACGACGTCCTCGACGCCGCCGGCCTGACCTGGGTCGAAACCGATCCGGAACGTCACGCGCAAACCCAGATGCGCATCGCCGCGGCCGCCACGCCGGCGCGCCTGGGCCGCGAGCGCAAGCCGGTGGCTTCGGTTTCCAACGAACCGTTGGTGCAAGTCGAAACGCGTCACTGA
- a CDS encoding IS481-like element IS481 family transposase, with product MNTHKHARLTFLRRLEMVQQLIAHQVCVSEAARAYGVTAPTVRKWLGRFLAQGQAGLADASSRPTVSPRAIAPAKALAIVELRRKRLTQARIAQALGVSASTVSRVLARAGLSHLADLEPAEPVVRYEHQAPGDLLHIDIKKLGRIQRPGHRVTGNRRDTVEGAGWDFVFVAIDDHARVAFTDIHPDERFPSAVQFLKDAVAYYQRLGVTIQRLLTDNGSAFRSRAFAALCHELGIKHRFTRPYRPQTNGKAERFIQSALREWAYAHTYQNSQHRADAMKSWLHHYNWHRPHQGIGRAVPISRLNLDEYNLLTVHI from the coding sequence ATGAACACCCATAAGCATGCCCGATTGACCTTCCTACGTCGACTCGAAATGGTCCAGCAATTGATCGCCCATCAAGTTTGTGTGTCTGAAGCGGCCCGCGCCTATGGGGTCACCGCGCCGACTGTGCGCAAATGGCTGGGCCGCTTCCTGGCTCAGGGCCAGGCGGGCTTGGCCGATGCGTCCTCGCGCCCGACGGTCTCGCCCCGAGCGATTGCGCCGGCCAAGGCGCTGGCTATCGTGGAGCTGCGCCGCAAGCGGCTGACCCAAGCGCGCATCGCCCAGGCGCTGGGCGTGTCAGCCAGCACCGTCAGCCGCGTCCTGGCCCGCGCCGGTCTGTCGCACCTGGCCGACCTGGAGCCGGCCGAGCCGGTGGTGCGCTACGAGCATCAGGCCCCCGGCGATCTGCTGCACATCGACATCAAGAAGCTGGGACGTATCCAGCGCCCTGGCCACCGGGTCACGGGCAACCGACGCGATACCGTTGAGGGGGCCGGCTGGGACTTCGTCTTCGTGGCCATCGATGACCACGCCCGCGTGGCCTTCACCGACATCCACCCCGACGAGCGCTTCCCCAGCGCCGTCCAGTTCCTCAAGGACGCAGTGGCCTACTACCAGCGCCTGGGCGTGACCATCCAGCGCTTGCTCACCGACAATGGCTCGGCCTTTCGCAGCCGCGCCTTCGCCGCGCTGTGCCATGAGCTGGGCATCAAGCACCGCTTTACCCGACCTTACCGCCCACAGACCAATGGCAAGGCCGAACGCTTCATCCAGTCGGCCTTGCGTGAGTGGGCTTACGCTCACACCTACCAGAACTCCCAACACCGAGCCGATGCCATGAAATCCTGGCTACACCACTACAACTGGCATCGACCCCACCAAGGCATCGGGCGCGCTGTACCCATCTCCAGACTCAACCTGGACGAATACAACCTATTGACAGTTCACATCTAG
- the trpB gene encoding tryptophan synthase subunit beta: MKPYDLPDARGHFGPYGGVFVAETLMHALDELRAAYDQCRVDPSFIDEFNYELKHFVGRPSPVYHASRWSQRLGGAQIWFKREDLNHTGAHKVNNCIGQALLARRMGKPRVIAETGAGQHGVATATVAARYGMECVVFMGSEDVRRQASNVYRMKLLGATVVPVDSGSCTLKDALNEAMRDWVTNIENTFYIIGTVAGPDPYPRMVRDFQTVIGQECLTQMPEVIGRQPDYVVAAVGGGSNAMGIFHPYIPYENVRLIGVEAAGEGMETGRHAASLAAGQIGVLHGNRTYVMQNADGQVQETHSVSAGLDYPGVGPEHAWLKDSGRAEYAGITDDEALAAFHDCCRIEGIMPALESAHAIAQAVKMTPALSKDKVILVNLSGRGDKDMHTVAERAGLQL; the protein is encoded by the coding sequence GTGAAACCTTACGACCTTCCGGATGCCCGGGGCCATTTCGGCCCCTATGGCGGTGTGTTTGTGGCGGAAACGCTGATGCACGCCCTAGACGAGCTGCGCGCGGCCTATGACCAGTGCCGCGTCGATCCCAGCTTCATCGACGAGTTCAATTACGAGCTCAAGCATTTCGTCGGCCGGCCCAGCCCGGTCTACCACGCCAGCCGCTGGTCGCAGCGCCTGGGCGGCGCGCAGATCTGGTTCAAGCGCGAAGACCTCAACCATACGGGCGCGCACAAGGTCAACAATTGCATCGGCCAGGCGCTGCTGGCGCGGCGCATGGGCAAGCCGCGCGTCATCGCCGAGACCGGCGCCGGCCAGCACGGCGTGGCCACGGCCACGGTGGCGGCCCGCTATGGCATGGAATGCGTGGTGTTCATGGGCAGCGAGGACGTGCGCCGCCAGGCCTCCAACGTCTATCGCATGAAGCTGCTGGGCGCCACGGTGGTGCCGGTGGACTCGGGCTCGTGCACCCTGAAGGACGCGCTGAACGAAGCCATGCGCGACTGGGTCACCAACATCGAGAATACGTTCTACATCATCGGCACGGTGGCCGGGCCCGACCCCTACCCGCGCATGGTGCGCGACTTCCAGACCGTCATCGGCCAGGAGTGCCTGACCCAGATGCCCGAAGTCATCGGCCGCCAGCCCGACTATGTGGTCGCGGCGGTGGGCGGCGGCTCCAACGCCATGGGCATTTTCCATCCCTACATCCCGTACGAGAACGTGCGCCTGATCGGCGTCGAGGCGGCGGGCGAGGGCATGGAAACCGGCCGCCATGCGGCGTCGCTGGCGGCGGGCCAGATCGGCGTGCTGCACGGCAACCGCACCTATGTCATGCAGAATGCCGACGGCCAGGTGCAGGAAACCCATTCGGTGTCGGCCGGGCTGGATTATCCCGGCGTGGGGCCGGAGCATGCATGGCTCAAGGACAGCGGCCGCGCCGAGTACGCGGGCATCACCGACGACGAGGCGCTGGCGGCGTTCCACGATTGCTGCCGCATCGAGGGCATCATGCCGGCGCTGGAGTCCGCGCACGCCATTGCGCAGGCCGTGAAAATGACGCCTGCGCTTTCCAAGGACAAGGTCATCCTGGTCAATCTGTCCGGCCGGGGCGACAAAGACATGCACACCGTGGCCGAGCGCGCGGGCCTTCAGCTCTGA
- the accD gene encoding acetyl-CoA carboxylase, carboxyltransferase subunit beta — MSWIEKLLPPRINKNSDSGARRVPEGLWVKCPSCESVLYSEDLAANLHVCPKCDHHMRIGARARIDSLLDIEGRVEIGQTTRSVDTLKFKDSRKYPERVQEAMKQTGETDALVVMSGSIRGVSAVLACFEFEFMGGSMGSVVGERFVRGVQAALENKTPFICVAASGGARMQESLLSLMQMAKTNAMLTRLSAAGLPFISVLTDPTMGGVSASFAFVGDVVIAEPKALIGFAGPRVIEQTVREKLPEGFQRAEFLLKTGAIDMVVDRRQLREEIARLLALLGNESADIVAAA; from the coding sequence ATGAGCTGGATCGAGAAACTCCTGCCTCCGCGCATCAACAAGAACAGCGACAGCGGCGCGCGTCGCGTGCCGGAAGGGCTGTGGGTCAAATGTCCCTCGTGCGAATCGGTGCTGTACAGCGAAGACCTCGCCGCCAATCTGCATGTGTGTCCGAAATGCGACCACCACATGCGCATCGGTGCGCGCGCGCGTATCGACTCCCTGCTCGATATCGAGGGCCGGGTCGAGATCGGCCAGACCACCCGCTCGGTCGATACCCTGAAGTTCAAGGACTCGCGCAAGTATCCCGAACGTGTCCAGGAAGCCATGAAGCAGACGGGCGAGACCGACGCGCTGGTCGTCATGAGCGGTTCGATCCGCGGCGTGTCGGCGGTGCTGGCCTGCTTCGAATTCGAGTTCATGGGCGGTTCCATGGGCTCGGTGGTGGGCGAGCGCTTCGTGCGTGGCGTGCAGGCCGCGCTGGAGAACAAGACGCCGTTCATCTGTGTGGCCGCCTCGGGCGGCGCGCGCATGCAGGAAAGCCTGCTGTCGCTGATGCAGATGGCCAAGACCAACGCCATGCTGACGCGCCTGTCGGCCGCGGGGCTGCCGTTCATCAGCGTGCTGACCGATCCCACCATGGGCGGCGTGTCGGCCAGCTTCGCCTTCGTGGGCGATGTGGTGATTGCCGAACCCAAGGCGCTGATCGGTTTCGCCGGCCCGCGGGTGATCGAACAGACCGTGCGCGAGAAGCTGCCCGAAGGCTTCCAGCGCGCCGAGTTCCTGCTGAAGACGGGCGCCATCGACATGGTGGTGGACCGGCGCCAGTTGCGCGAGGAAATCGCCCGCCTGCTGGCCCTGCTTGGCAACGAGTCGGCCGACATCGTGGCTGCCGCCTGA
- a CDS encoding RluA family pseudouridine synthase: protein MSLSAMRKETSPGTTPPAVRMLAIGPEHDGQRIDNFLLRLCKGVPKSHIYKAIRGGEVRVNKGRISAEYRLVEGDVVRVPPLRLPDPGATRPVPGAEFPVVYEDDALLVIDKPAGVAVHGGSGVSFGVIEQLRAARPQARFLELVHRLDRETSGLLMLAKKRSALLALHAMLREGKGDKHYLALVEGDWVNDRQHIRLALTKWTTQSGERRVRVDQAGQAAHTIVTLRKRFGGYSLVDAELRTGRTHQIRVHLASSGFPIVGDDKCGTDEIRAAFARRGFGRMFLHAHQLTLPHPLTGETLRLTADLPPACLKLLKQLETA from the coding sequence ATGTCGCTTTCCGCAATGCGCAAAGAAACTTCCCCTGGCACCACGCCACCCGCTGTCCGCATGCTGGCAATCGGCCCCGAGCACGATGGCCAGCGTATCGATAATTTCCTGCTCAGGCTGTGCAAGGGCGTCCCCAAGAGCCATATCTACAAGGCCATCCGCGGCGGTGAAGTGCGGGTAAACAAGGGACGCATCTCGGCCGAATACCGCCTCGTCGAGGGGGATGTCGTACGGGTACCGCCGCTGCGCCTGCCCGACCCGGGCGCGACCAGGCCGGTTCCCGGCGCGGAATTTCCCGTCGTGTACGAAGACGATGCGCTGCTGGTCATCGACAAGCCGGCGGGCGTGGCGGTGCATGGCGGCAGCGGCGTGTCCTTCGGCGTCATCGAGCAGTTGCGGGCCGCCCGTCCGCAGGCCCGCTTCCTGGAGCTGGTGCACCGCCTGGACCGCGAGACCTCCGGCCTGCTGATGCTCGCCAAGAAACGCAGCGCGCTGCTGGCGCTGCACGCCATGCTGCGCGAAGGCAAGGGCGACAAGCACTATCTGGCGCTGGTGGAGGGCGACTGGGTCAACGACCGCCAGCACATCCGCCTGGCGCTGACCAAATGGACCACCCAGTCCGGCGAGCGCCGCGTACGGGTCGACCAGGCGGGGCAGGCCGCCCACACCATTGTCACGCTCAGGAAGCGTTTTGGCGGTTACAGTCTGGTCGATGCCGAGCTGCGCACCGGCCGCACCCACCAGATCCGCGTGCACCTGGCGTCCAGCGGCTTTCCCATCGTCGGCGATGATAAATGCGGGACGGATGAAATCCGGGCCGCGTTCGCGCGGCGCGGGTTCGGACGCATGTTCCTGCACGCACACCAGCTGACGCTGCCTCACCCCCTCACGGGAGAAACCTTGCGCTTGACGGCGGACCTGCCGCCCGCCTGCCTCAAGCTGTTGAAACAACTGGAGACGGCCTGA
- the trpA gene encoding tryptophan synthase subunit alpha, producing MTTTDRIAAAFARVSEAGRAAALIPYIAAGDPSPQATVPLMHALVRAGADLVELGVPFSDPMADGPVVQRAAERAIAQGVGLRRVLELVADFRRDDSVTPVVLMGYANPIERMGQRAFAQAAQAAGVDGVLVVDYPPEEVDEFAVMLAEAGVAPIFLLAPTSTEARIEAIGRVARGYVYYVSLKGVTGAGSLDTDDVARKLALIRRHVHIPVGVGFGIRDAASAQRIAAHADAVVIGSKLIETMEQAGAQAGADQKNEAAIAAAQQWLHTIRLALDDVKRENAPA from the coding sequence ATGACTACCACTGACCGAATTGCCGCCGCGTTTGCGCGGGTTTCCGAGGCCGGCCGCGCGGCGGCCCTGATCCCCTACATCGCCGCCGGCGACCCGTCGCCGCAGGCGACGGTACCGCTGATGCACGCGCTGGTGCGCGCCGGCGCCGACCTGGTCGAGCTGGGCGTGCCGTTCTCCGACCCCATGGCCGACGGTCCGGTGGTGCAACGCGCCGCCGAGCGCGCCATCGCCCAGGGCGTCGGGCTGCGCCGCGTGCTGGAGCTGGTGGCCGACTTCCGCCGGGACGACAGCGTCACGCCGGTAGTGCTGATGGGCTATGCCAATCCGATCGAACGCATGGGCCAGCGGGCGTTTGCGCAGGCCGCGCAGGCGGCCGGCGTCGACGGCGTGCTGGTGGTCGACTATCCGCCCGAAGAGGTCGACGAGTTCGCGGTCATGCTGGCCGAAGCCGGCGTGGCGCCGATCTTCCTGCTGGCGCCCACCTCCACCGAGGCCCGCATCGAGGCGATCGGCCGCGTGGCGCGCGGCTACGTCTATTATGTGTCGCTCAAGGGCGTCACGGGCGCCGGCAGCCTGGATACGGACGACGTCGCGCGCAAGCTGGCGCTGATCCGCCGCCACGTGCACATTCCGGTGGGCGTGGGCTTCGGCATCCGCGACGCGGCCAGCGCGCAGCGCATCGCCGCGCACGCCGACGCCGTGGTCATCGGCAGCAAGCTGATCGAGACCATGGAGCAGGCCGGCGCCCAGGCCGGCGCGGACCAGAAAAACGAGGCCGCCATCGCGGCGGCGCAGCAATGGCTGCACACCATCCGGCTGGCGCTGGATGACGTCAAACGAGAAAACGCGCCGGCCTGA